In Paenibacillus xylanilyticus, the genomic window CTGGATTGGCTTAGGGCTTTTTATCATTTCACTGGTCTGGTACACATGGATTTTGCCCGGCTTGCGACACCGACACTTTAGTTTTCGGGTGGCTGAGGATGAAGTGGAGATCCATTCCGGCTGGTTATGGCATACGGATACGATTGTGCCGATGACGCGTGTACAGCAGGTGGAACTGGAGAGTGGTCCGCTGCTGCGAAAGTATGGACTTGCCAAGGTCAGCATCGTTACTGCCGCAGCCACACTCCATATCGCCGGACTGGAAAGAGAGGAAGCAGAGCAATTGAAGCGCAGTATCGGACATCTGGCGAAGGTGGAAGATCCCGATGAATGAACCCAAGCATCTACATAAGCTGTACATGTTATTTCCCTTTTTTAGCGTAATGAAGTCCATCATTCCCATCCTCGTTCTACTCATCATCAAAGGCGTGAACTGGAGCAAATTTCCCTGGTATGGTTATGCTGCTGCCCTTGTTCTATTTACGCTTCCTATTATTCTGTATGGGTGGTTTAAATGGCGTAAATTCAGCTACACGCTTCAGGATGATCGGATTGTGCTGCGTCAGGGCATCTTTGTCCGGGAGGAGAAATCGATCTATTTCAGCCGTATTCACTCCATCCAGACACAGCAGCCTCTGATTCAGCGCTTGCTCCGGCTAGCCCAGCTCAAGATTGAGACGCCGGGCGGCAGCAAAGAGGCCGATGGTGTATTACCTGCTCTGGCAGTTGCGGAGGCCGAACGGATAGAGCAGTGGTTGTATCAGAAACGGAATGAGGCTGTGAAGAAAGCGGAAGCACCTCTCCCAGCTGAACATGCTGAAGATCTTAACTCTGATGAAGAGGGAGAATCTCCTGAGCAAAAGGAGAAACACATCCAGGCATCCGCTACGCTTATGCAGCCAGAACGGGAAGTTCTGCTGCGGCTGTCAGCCGGAAGACTGTTTGCCGGAGCGCTGACCACGATGAATTTGCCGCTCGTCGTCGTATTCGGTACGGGGGTTTATTCCTTCGCGGATGATCTGCTCCCTGCGCACTTCTACAGCAGCTTGGTTGAGCGGGCTGGACAGCTGCCGGCGATCTGGTGGCTCGGACTTGTTCCTGTCATGTTTTTGCTGGCCTGGATCTTGTCTGCTGTCCTGTTCACGATAAAGTATGCCGGATTCACAGTGGAGCAGGAAGGCGGTAATATTACGATAGTTTCCGGATTGCTCGACCGAAAGAAGCATGTGTTCTCTCCAGGGAAGGTCCAGGCGGTAGAGATCAGGGAGGGACTGCTGCGACAGCCGTTTGGTTATGCCGAGGTGGAGATTTATGTTTTGACTTCAGAAACGGAGAAAAAAATGATGCTTCATCCGCTGCTGCCGCTCCGCGATGTCAATGAGCTGCTTGCCCGAATTGTACCGCAATTCGTCATGCAGCCACCCGCCAACAGACCACCGGACCGAGCTCGCTGGTTATTCTTGCGCTGGAAACTGCTTGGCGCAGCCCTACTGGGAACAGCGGGGACGGTGTTTCTGGGCCCGGTGGGTGCATTTCTAATTCTCCTTGTTCCCTTATGTGCCGTTTGGGGGTACGGTTGCTTCAAGGATGAAGGGCTGAGTATTCAGGGCAAGCTGCTAACCATTCGCCACCGGGCCATCTCCCGCAGAACAGCACTGATGCGCCGGCCTCATGTGGTCACAGTGGATACGGTGGCTACCCGAAGACAGCGAGGCAAGTCCTTGTTATCCGTTCGGGCGAGGCTGATGGTGAATCGAGGCGGCTTCAAAGCCATATTCCTGGAATATGGTCAGGCTAATGCCGTAAATGAATGGTTTCGGCAGGCTTCGGATTTGACCCAAAAATGATATAGAAAAGCAGCTTGGATTAAACCGACTTGGGACTGCCCGATTAATGGCAGTCTTTTTTCTGTACGGAAAGCCCTGCGATATATGATGATCGACGCAGGCATTGTCCATTTTTTTACTGCGAAAAAGGATCAAATAGGAGATAATACAATTATTGGGTTTTAAATCAGTGCATTGAATGATTTAAGGAATGAATCCGGGAGGGATATAATGGATGAGTAATGATCGTGATCAGGGGAAAGGGAAGGGCGCCGAGTCAGGTGGATGGAAACATGCCGGCTTGCTGCTGGGCGGAGTAGGCATATCCAATCTGGGGGATTTTATCTACATTGTGGCCATTAATTTGATGGTGCTTAACATGACACAGTCCCCGGCGGCAGTCGCAGGCTTGTGGATTATCTCGCCGATTGCCTCGGTATGCACCAAGTTCTGGTCAGGCAGTCTGATTGACCGCTACGACCAGCGGCAGCTGATGATTGGGGCAGATGTGGTGAGAGCTGTGCTCGTGGCATTGCTTCCGCTGATGCCTAGTCTATGGATGATGTACTGCGTTATGTTTCTTGTCAGCATGTCCTCATCCATATTCGTACCTTCTTCGCAGGTGTACATCACCCGACTGGTTCCTACTGAGCGGCGCAAGCGATTCAATTCCCTGCAGGCCATGATCAGTTCAGGTGCTTTTATTACCGGTCCGGCCATAGCCGGAGTCATGTTGATCTATCTGTCTCCTGCAGCGGCGATCTATGCCAATGCAGCTTCCTTTGTGGTGTCGGCGCTCATCCTGATGTTCCTGCCAAGGCTGGGCACGGGAGAGCAGAGCAGCGGTAGGACAAGGCTAACCCCTCGCCTGATCGCTCAGGATTGGCGAGCGGTAATGCTATTCAGTCGCCAAGCAGGATATGTGGTGAGCATCTATGCCCTGTTCCAGATTATTCTTGTTATTGGCATGTCGCTGGATGCACAGGAAGTGGTATTTATCCGACAAGTCATGAACCTGTCCGAGTCACAGTATGGGGCGTTGATGAGTGTTACTGGAGCAGGATACATGGTGGGGTCTCTGCTGGTGTGGTTGTTCGCCAAACACTTGTCCATCCGTCACATGATGGGCGGAGGCGTGCTCTTGGTTGCGCTTGGCTATTTCCTGTTCGCTCGTTCGTTTTCGTTCGAGCTTGCCGCATTCGCCTTTATCCTGCTAGGGCTGTGTTCGGCGCCGGCAAACACGGGACTGGTCACCTTTTATCAGAATAATATACCGGTAGACTTGATGGGGCGAATGAGCAGCGTACTTGGACTCATGCTGAGTGCATTGCAGGTCATTTCGATTTTGGTCATGGGTGTAGTTGCCGAAGTGATCTCTCTTCGAACGGTATATACGGTCGTTTCGGCCGTTCTGATGCTGGGTGCCCTTCTGTTATGGCTTACGAGCTGGCTTCCTTCAAGACAGTCATATTATAAGGATCACAGCTCATCATCAAAATCTCTCCATAGCTAGTCTATATCCTATTGAAAACTGAACGATTCCGTGGAAGGCTGCATATAATATTAGTGGAATTTTGCCAAGATGATAATGATGCGTTACTTTTGTTGACATTACGTGTGTTGCATATTAATCTGTTATATGAATGATCAATCTCATAAGGACAACGTTTGATATGTGTTCAAGCGAATATATACGATACAGCGGATGAGAACGAGCGGGAGAGACCTGGGAAGGCCATTGGTTTCAGTAGGCTGCCAGGCACCGAAGGAGCAAGCCGCTGCGCACCCGGCGCAGGTGGTTAATCTCTCAGGTAAATGTACCATCGTTGGACGCAGCTCTGGAGAGTGCGCGAATGCGCCACCCAAGGGGTATATGATGAGAAGGGTACCCCATGGGGCGGCCTCTGATCATGAAACTCTCAGGTAACGAGGACAGAGAGAGGGCCTAAAGCCTTCTACTGTCCTTTTTTGATGTCATCATTCAGTAATTAAGGAACATTATGGTGCATGTCTGGATGGATATGACGATATGGAGGGGTGCAGGATGCGATTTAAAGATGTTTTTTCAATTATTGGTCCGTCGATGACGGGCCCTTCAAGTTCACATACAGCTGGGGCAGCGAGACTGGGGAGAATTGCACGGCAGTGGCTGGGGTGTACGCCTGAACGTGCCAGGCTGACACTATACGGCTCATTTGCAGATACGTATCAAGGTCACGGTACGGATCTGGCGTTAATTGGTGGTTTGCTTGACTATGTCACGGATGATCCGCGGATACCAGACGCCGAGAAATATGCTGAACAAGCGGGCATGGAGGTGGAGTTCTACACGAGTGGACTGCCTGCTCCGCATCCGAATACGGTCAAAATTGAGTTGTGGCACGGCGAGCGTCAATGTTCACTCGTTGGTGCTTCGATTGGCGGCGGCAGTGTGTCGGTGCATGCGCTTAATGATTTTCGGGTACAGATCAGTGGGGAATTCCCCACACTCGTTCTGCGTCATGCGGACAAGGCAGGGGTGCTTGCTTCCGTGACGTCTACGATCAGCTCCTCAGGGGTTAATATTGGTTATATGCAGGTAGACCGGAAAGCCCGGGATGGCGAAGCGCTAACAGCCATGGAAATGGACGGAGCACCGAGTGCCGAGATGTTGGAACGCCTGCGTTCACTGGATCATGTGCTGGATATTCGTGTCATTGATTTGAAGAGAGGGGTTGATTCGGATGCGGTTTAAGCACTTGCATGAGCTGAATACGATCTGTACGGCTGAATCCAAAACCATAGCCCGGCTAATGATCGAGGAGCAGGTTCAGGAGACCAATACGCCGGAAGCAGACGTTGTGCGGCAGATGTCGGAATATTATCAGGTGATGAAAGAGGCTGTACGCAAAGGACTGACAGAGGACACCACTTCGCGCAGTGGCTTGACTGGAGGAGACGGCAAAAAGTTGGCCGAATATATTCGTCAGGGCGAGACGTGCTCAGGTGACGCTTCCGCGCTGGCCATGGCCTATGCCCTGTGTGTATCTGAAGTCAACGCATCGATGGGCCGAATTGTGGCTACGCCAACAGCCGGTTCTTGCGGGATCATTCCCGGTGTATTCATCAGCTCCCAGGAGCGATTCGGATGGAGTGATGAGCATCTGGTGAACGGCTTATTCTGTGCAGGTGCTATCGGATATGTCATTGCCAATAACTCATTTATTTCCGGTGCAGAGGGTGGCTGTCAGGCAGAAGTCGGTTCTGCGATCGGCATGGCCGCTGGTGCAATGGTAGAGCTGCGCGGAGGGACGCCGGAGCAGGTCGTTCATGCCGTAGGTCTCGCGTTAAAAAATACACTGGGCCTCATCTGTGATCCGGTTGCAGGGCTTGTTGAAATTCCATGCATCGTCCGCAATGGACTCGGTGCGGTAACGGCCCTGGCCGCAGCCGATATGGCGCTTGCCGGGGTAAGAAGTGCCATCCCATCGGATGAAGTCATTGACGTCATGCTGGAAGTGGGAAGTGCGATGCCGAGCAGGCACCGCGAGACAGCGCAGGGCGGGTTGGCCCAGACGCCAACAGGCCGGAAAATGATGGAGAAGCTGGCGAAACCCAAAGCGAAGCGTGCGGAACCTGAAGCTGAGTCCGAACCACAGAGCACGAAGGATAATTCGAAAGAGCAGGCATAGAACGAAGCCGATAGGATAGGATTTATTATACGGGAGACAAAATGGAGAAAAGCGTCCGCTGGCCTTTACAGGTCATGCAGGACGCCTTTTTTTATTTGAAGAGAAAGGGCTTCAGTCTAACTCTGGGCTTTACAGGAGAAAGCTCATGTAATCTACGACGATGAGAAATAAATATTTACTGTTTATCCCTGACTGATATCCGTACTTAACACGGCATAACCGTATGCTGGCAGTTCAACAGCGAGAACATCGCCGTCCTTAGCTGTGCGGTGGTTACCGTCCAACAATTCGGTCCATTCGCCCGCGCCACCTTCGAATTCAATGATCGCCGTTTCCTCCGAACGATTGAACAGAACGAGAATGCGTTCATCCTCACTCTGCCGTTCGAGAATCAGCTGGCTGCCCTCAGGACGGGCTTGCAGGAATCGGACTTGACCTTCTGCACGGAGAGCGGGATGGGCATGGCGAAGAGCGATGAGCAGCTGATAAAAGGTGAACAACTCACGGTCCTGCTTCGCCTCGTCCCACTCCATGCATTTCCGGCAGCCCGGATCTTGGTCGCCATCCAGCCCAATCTCGTCTCCGTAATAGATGCACGGCGTGCCCAGATAAGTGAACTGGAACAATGCGGCCAGTTTCATCTTGCGCTGATCGCCTTCACATAGCGTCAGCAGCCTTGGGGTATCATGGCTATCCAGCAGGTTGAACGCCACTTCGCTGGCTTGCAGCGGATAACGTGACAGCTGCCGTCCGATGGAATTCGCGAACGTCTCGGCATTCATTTTATTTTTGACAAAGAAACCATTCACGGCATCGGTAAACGGATAGTTCATGGCAGCGTCGAACTGATCGCCTTGCAGCCATGCCGAGGATTCATTCCAGATTTCTCCGAGAATATAAGCTTCAGGATTCGCAGCCTTGACCACCCGGCGGAAATCGCGCCAGAACGCATCATCCACTTCGTCCGCAACGTCCAGCCGCCAGCCGTCCATGCCCACTTCCTTGATCCAATACTCCGCTACCTTCAGCAGATAGTCCTTCACCTCCGGATTTTCCGTGTTCAGCTTCGGCATATGAGGCTCGAATCCAAAGGTCTCATACGTAGGGATGCCATCCTTCACAGCCAGCGGGAATTCATGAACATGGAACCAATCCTTGTATTTGGACTTCTCCCCGTTCTCCTGTACGTCCACAAAAGGGGCAAACGTCTTCCCGGAATGATTGAACACCGCATCGAGAAGCACCCGGATACCGCGTTCATGACACAGCTTGACCAAGCGTTTCACGGTGTCTGCATCACCGAAATGCCGATCTACCCGGAGATAATCCTCAGTATCATATTTATGATTGGTGGTTGCTTCGAAGATGGGGGTAAAATAAATGGCATTAATGCCTAGCTCACTGAGGTAGTCCAGATGATCCATTACACCCTGAAGATCACCTCCAAAGAAGTTGGATGGTGTAGGCTCGCCGCCCCATGGCTCAACATTCTCCGGATTCAGCTCTGGATTGCCGTTGGCAAATCGCTCGGGGAAGATCTGATAGAAAACCGCATCCTTGACCCACTCAGGCGGTGTAAAGACCGCACCCTGGTGAATATAGGGGAACTGAAACATCTGCCCCGGATCGTCCGGTTCGTCTTCCTGGAAACCCGTTTCGGACATCCAGATCTGCTCGTCTCCGCTTTTGAGCAAAAAGGAGTATTTCAGACGATGGTACGGAGGCTTTATTTCACCTTCATAGTAGTCGAACATGGAGTCTGAGGTGAATTTGGTTAAAGAGATCTGCTTTTTGGTATTTTCCCATGCGTATTTGTCGCCAGTCATGGCGTATACCTCGGTGAGATCATTCTTCTTGGCACGCAGGCGCAGGCGAACAGTATCCTTATCGTAGGCATATGCCCAGTTCCGCTTGGGTTGATGATAGATGGCTTCCAGCAGCATGTTACAATTCCTCCCGTCTATTCACTTCATATGTACATCATGGACATCATGCATGGCATTTCTGTAACTGAAGATTAAGGTATAATACTAATGAAAGTAACGGAGTAGTCCCTTTCGATGGTGCTTCGTTCGTACATACAGCTTACTCCAATATGTTCAGATATATAATTAACCCAAAGGGTGCAGAAAGGAAACGAATCCACGCATGAAAACAAAACTGCTATACATTGAGGACGATACAGAAATCGCGACATGGGTCAGAGCTGACCTGGAGGAACGCGGTTATGAGGTAATATGGCTGGGAAGCGGTGAAGGTGCAGCAGAAGCTGCCGGGGGCTGCTCACTGATTATTTTGGATGTTATGCTGCCTGGGCTGGATGGATTTACGGTAGGACAGCGGATGAAAAAGGAACATCCTTCCGTGCCCATCGTCATGCTCTCGGCCAGAACATCCATCGATGACAAGCTGCATGGGCTTGATTTTGCCGATGATTATGTAACCAAGCCGTTTCACCCTGATGAGCTCGCTGCACGCATTGAAGTACAGCTGCGCAAGGCAGGAACTACCGTTTCGTCCGATGCTGCCCTGAAGCTGGATCACCTGTCCATCTATGAGAAGGACAATCGGATCGTCAATGAGGAGACCGGGGAGGAGATCATTTTATCGGGCAAACAATTTCACATCTTCGCCTACCTGCTCAGGCATATGGGCATGATTCGTACGAAAGAACAGATTTACGAGGCTGTCTGGAACGAGCCTTATCTGGATGGGGATAAGACATTAATGGTACATATTCGCCATCTGCGCGAAAAGCTTGAACGGGATCCGGCCAATCCGTCGGTTATTCAAACTGTACGCGGGGTTGGATACCGTGTGAAGAAACCATGATCAGGCGGTTCAGAAAGCAAGAGAATCGGGCAGAACAGAGCGCAGGAAAGAAGAACGAACAACGAAAGCTCCGATTCGGCCGCTCGCTGATGTCCCGTTATATGCTTCTGATCCTGTGTGCGGTTTTGTTCGTCCCCGTTGTTCTTCCGATCACATCTTTCATTTATGTCCTAGTCGTTAATAACGTGAGTAAGAGCAGCGCCGCTCCTTACGGTGACGTTACGCACATAAGCAATCTTTGGTCCAATGAATCGAAGAAGCTGGGTCAGGCAGCACCCGCCAAGATCGACGATCGCATGAAGCAGTTACATGCCAAGTATCCCAAATCTTCAGTGTACAGAGTGGATGAGAATGGGAAAACCGCTTTTATACTTGGAGGTGAGGGTGTAGAAGTAGTTGAAACTCCGGCAAATGGCTCAACCCTGACTACTTTGAAATGGCCGCTGAGTGATCAGAAGAAGGTCGAAACCCGCATTCCCGCAGTATGGGATGCTTCCTACACGATGGCATTCATGAAGGAGGCCGTCTACCGTGACCCGTTAACCGTCGTTTCATTTATAGGTGGAGGCAATCAGGACAAGGGAAAAGGCTTCATGGTCATTGAAGTGCCGAGATATCTGCTCCAAAAATCCCAGAGCAACTGGCCGATGGAGCTCCTGTATCTTGGTTTGCTAATGACGATTATTTTTCTGTTCTTCATTGTGATGTCCATTCTGTTTTTTGCACGGATTCGCAAACGGTTGATCCGTCTGCAGACAGCCATGATTACGCCAGGTAAAGAAGGTATTCCGCTTCCTGTTGATATTCGCAGATCGGACGAGATCGGTCAGCTGGAAGACTCCTTCAATCAGATGGTGTATCAGCTGACCGAAAGCCGTCATAGGGAACGTGAGGAGGAACAGTTCCGCAAACGTCTCATTGCTGGACTTTCCCATGATTTGCGTACGCCACTCACGGTCATTCGTGGGCATATGCATGCTCTTCACAAGGAAGCGCTCAGCGATAAGGGCATCAGTTCATTGTCACGCATGGAGTCCAAGATGGATGATCTAAGCGGACTTATTGATAACATGTTATCGTACAATCTGCTTGCGAGTGGTAAGTACACGCTGAAGCTGGAAGAGAAAGATGTTCTCCGGATCGTCAGGGAAACGGCCGCGGCATGGTACCCTGTATGGGAGAAAGAGCAGTTCGCCATCGATATTGACCTGCCGGATGAGCCGCTGATCTGGAACGTGGATGAACAGGGCATGCGTCGTATTCTGGATAACCTGTTTCAGAACGTGGTTCGGTATGCAGGAGACGGAAAATACATTGGCATATCCACTGAACGAATTCACGACAGAACAGCTCTGGTTATTCGGGATCAGGGTCCGGGCATGCAGCAAGAGGTGGGGGCGAAAGGTACAGGTCTCGGGCTGT contains:
- a CDS encoding PH domain-containing protein; protein product: MDYTEVNNGELRRLHPKAKQATALTALMVNGLLTLLAAGYLMIAWVRDWVLWPGWIGLGLFIISLVWYTWILPGLRHRHFSFRVAEDEVEIHSGWLWHTDTIVPMTRVQQVELESGPLLRKYGLAKVSIVTAAATLHIAGLEREEAEQLKRSIGHLAKVEDPDE
- a CDS encoding PH domain-containing protein, with the translated sequence MNEPKHLHKLYMLFPFFSVMKSIIPILVLLIIKGVNWSKFPWYGYAAALVLFTLPIILYGWFKWRKFSYTLQDDRIVLRQGIFVREEKSIYFSRIHSIQTQQPLIQRLLRLAQLKIETPGGSKEADGVLPALAVAEAERIEQWLYQKRNEAVKKAEAPLPAEHAEDLNSDEEGESPEQKEKHIQASATLMQPEREVLLRLSAGRLFAGALTTMNLPLVVVFGTGVYSFADDLLPAHFYSSLVERAGQLPAIWWLGLVPVMFLLAWILSAVLFTIKYAGFTVEQEGGNITIVSGLLDRKKHVFSPGKVQAVEIREGLLRQPFGYAEVEIYVLTSETEKKMMLHPLLPLRDVNELLARIVPQFVMQPPANRPPDRARWLFLRWKLLGAALLGTAGTVFLGPVGAFLILLVPLCAVWGYGCFKDEGLSIQGKLLTIRHRAISRRTALMRRPHVVTVDTVATRRQRGKSLLSVRARLMVNRGGFKAIFLEYGQANAVNEWFRQASDLTQK
- a CDS encoding MFS transporter, coding for MSNDRDQGKGKGAESGGWKHAGLLLGGVGISNLGDFIYIVAINLMVLNMTQSPAAVAGLWIISPIASVCTKFWSGSLIDRYDQRQLMIGADVVRAVLVALLPLMPSLWMMYCVMFLVSMSSSIFVPSSQVYITRLVPTERRKRFNSLQAMISSGAFITGPAIAGVMLIYLSPAAAIYANAASFVVSALILMFLPRLGTGEQSSGRTRLTPRLIAQDWRAVMLFSRQAGYVVSIYALFQIILVIGMSLDAQEVVFIRQVMNLSESQYGALMSVTGAGYMVGSLLVWLFAKHLSIRHMMGGGVLLVALGYFLFARSFSFELAAFAFILLGLCSAPANTGLVTFYQNNIPVDLMGRMSSVLGLMLSALQVISILVMGVVAEVISLRTVYTVVSAVLMLGALLLWLTSWLPSRQSYYKDHSSSSKSLHS
- the sdaAB gene encoding L-serine ammonia-lyase, iron-sulfur-dependent subunit beta translates to MRFKDVFSIIGPSMTGPSSSHTAGAARLGRIARQWLGCTPERARLTLYGSFADTYQGHGTDLALIGGLLDYVTDDPRIPDAEKYAEQAGMEVEFYTSGLPAPHPNTVKIELWHGERQCSLVGASIGGGSVSVHALNDFRVQISGEFPTLVLRHADKAGVLASVTSTISSSGVNIGYMQVDRKARDGEALTAMEMDGAPSAEMLERLRSLDHVLDIRVIDLKRGVDSDAV
- the sdaAA gene encoding L-serine ammonia-lyase, iron-sulfur-dependent, subunit alpha, which produces MRFKHLHELNTICTAESKTIARLMIEEQVQETNTPEADVVRQMSEYYQVMKEAVRKGLTEDTTSRSGLTGGDGKKLAEYIRQGETCSGDASALAMAYALCVSEVNASMGRIVATPTAGSCGIIPGVFISSQERFGWSDEHLVNGLFCAGAIGYVIANNSFISGAEGGCQAEVGSAIGMAAGAMVELRGGTPEQVVHAVGLALKNTLGLICDPVAGLVEIPCIVRNGLGAVTALAAADMALAGVRSAIPSDEVIDVMLEVGSAMPSRHRETAQGGLAQTPTGRKMMEKLAKPKAKRAEPEAESEPQSTKDNSKEQA
- a CDS encoding alpha-glycosidase — its product is MLLEAIYHQPKRNWAYAYDKDTVRLRLRAKKNDLTEVYAMTGDKYAWENTKKQISLTKFTSDSMFDYYEGEIKPPYHRLKYSFLLKSGDEQIWMSETGFQEDEPDDPGQMFQFPYIHQGAVFTPPEWVKDAVFYQIFPERFANGNPELNPENVEPWGGEPTPSNFFGGDLQGVMDHLDYLSELGINAIYFTPIFEATTNHKYDTEDYLRVDRHFGDADTVKRLVKLCHERGIRVLLDAVFNHSGKTFAPFVDVQENGEKSKYKDWFHVHEFPLAVKDGIPTYETFGFEPHMPKLNTENPEVKDYLLKVAEYWIKEVGMDGWRLDVADEVDDAFWRDFRRVVKAANPEAYILGEIWNESSAWLQGDQFDAAMNYPFTDAVNGFFVKNKMNAETFANSIGRQLSRYPLQASEVAFNLLDSHDTPRLLTLCEGDQRKMKLAALFQFTYLGTPCIYYGDEIGLDGDQDPGCRKCMEWDEAKQDRELFTFYQLLIALRHAHPALRAEGQVRFLQARPEGSQLILERQSEDERILVLFNRSEETAIIEFEGGAGEWTELLDGNHRTAKDGDVLAVELPAYGYAVLSTDISQG
- a CDS encoding response regulator transcription factor, translated to MKTKLLYIEDDTEIATWVRADLEERGYEVIWLGSGEGAAEAAGGCSLIILDVMLPGLDGFTVGQRMKKEHPSVPIVMLSARTSIDDKLHGLDFADDYVTKPFHPDELAARIEVQLRKAGTTVSSDAALKLDHLSIYEKDNRIVNEETGEEIILSGKQFHIFAYLLRHMGMIRTKEQIYEAVWNEPYLDGDKTLMVHIRHLREKLERDPANPSVIQTVRGVGYRVKKP
- a CDS encoding sensor histidine kinase, whose translation is MIRRFRKQENRAEQSAGKKNEQRKLRFGRSLMSRYMLLILCAVLFVPVVLPITSFIYVLVVNNVSKSSAAPYGDVTHISNLWSNESKKLGQAAPAKIDDRMKQLHAKYPKSSVYRVDENGKTAFILGGEGVEVVETPANGSTLTTLKWPLSDQKKVETRIPAVWDASYTMAFMKEAVYRDPLTVVSFIGGGNQDKGKGFMVIEVPRYLLQKSQSNWPMELLYLGLLMTIIFLFFIVMSILFFARIRKRLIRLQTAMITPGKEGIPLPVDIRRSDEIGQLEDSFNQMVYQLTESRHREREEEQFRKRLIAGLSHDLRTPLTVIRGHMHALHKEALSDKGISSLSRMESKMDDLSGLIDNMLSYNLLASGKYTLKLEEKDVLRIVRETAAAWYPVWEKEQFAIDIDLPDEPLIWNVDEQGMRRILDNLFQNVVRYAGDGKYIGISTERIHDRTALVIRDQGPGMQQEVGAKGTGLGLSIVDLLVREMGLRKKVDSSSEGVQIFIY